AAGTGCATGAGAAGATATAGAAGAATGGTACATATAAAATTACAAGAAAATTAACATTTTACTAGAAATCCTTGCAACGAGGGCAGTAAGCAGTCATCAAAGTCAGTTCTTCATCACCGATTGTTATTTTATTGATTCTCGGATCTTGGTTTGAACCATACTAGCTTGCAACTCTTCCCTGGtaaaaatattcatatatgtgagTTCACAAAATTTTGTTTCATTTTCATAGAAAATTTTCTCTGTCAGTTATGCTCTTTTTGGCCACAGACTCTTTGTTTTTCATTTCTTTTGCAATAGGTCAAGGAGCCATGTGCCAACCGTTAATGATATCCATTCATAGTTTACATCTTGTGTTTACAACCTATGTTGATATATTTTCATTCCTTTTTACTAAGACAGGCATATATAAACCACTAAAGTATAACTATAGGTAAACTTAATGTCTTAAACTATAAAAAAtctgttgattttgattttgttggTTTATATGACCACATGATAAGCATGTCATTATGGCCACAGGGGTTTAGATATAAATAAAACGGCATCAAACCAAGCCTGCAAATGTAATAAATGTAAATATGTAATTCTCCTGATAAGCACAAATGTAGTAAACAAAAGCTCATATATGGCTCCTTCCATTAAATAGCCATCACTCATAGGCATTTAATCATACACCTACTAGGCATAACCAAACATAATCTACCCACCTTATCATTTACTTATCTATTATAccatatataagcaacaattgtgAGTGGATTTAAAATATATCATCTAAAGTGTATGACAAAATCGATTGTATGGAATTAATCAAACAGTCAAGGAATTGGATCATCAACCATGGACAATCAGATTGAACGGGAAGCGgataatataaattaaacgaGACATggaattttaaaagataaaacctATTCGAAATCCacaaagaaaatttgattggaatgCGAAGAAGGGAAATTGAAATCAGAAAGTAAATGAATGCAAATGCAAGAAAAAAGAAGCGTGCTCTTATTCTACCACAAAACGACGTAGCTTTTTTAGGTTCTACATATAACCTTAGATACCTAACAGCCTTATATTCCCtatgcccatatatatatatatatatatatatatatatatatatatatatatatatatatatatatatatatatatatatatatatatatatatatatatatatatatatatatataattgattttGTTACCACCGCTATAAAATTAggcttaaaaaaataaaattttgcctATTGCAAGTATGTGATGGCGACAAAAAGGATAAATGCATGAGGTAAGATACTGCCACGTCTCTCCTTTTGCTTTAAACACACAATCGTTTATACTTTGCTTCTTCTAAAAACTCACGGTGTCTATTAATTTAATTCATCATCAACcgttatatataaacatatacatgACACCCAAATCGGAAATCTGAAATCGATCGAAGATCTCTGtcgttttatttgttttgtgatTAAAGAGAGAGTCGTaattattaatatttaatcaatGGCGGATTGGGGACCGGTGGTGATTGCGGTGGTGCTGTTTGTGTTGTTATCGCCGGGACTTTTGTTGCAGATACCGGGGAAGAACAGAGTGGTGGAGTTCGGGAATATGCAGACAAGTGGACTCTCGATACTTGTTCATACTATCATCTATTTCGGTCTCGTTACCATTTTCCTTATCGCCATCGGCGTTCACATCTACACCGGTTAATTACCTTTAGGCTTTAGCTTTGGCTAtcctatctatctatctatctgcaaacacacatacatatatggtTGGTTTCGTTGTTTCTTTGGTTCTTtcgttttttatttgtttttgaatATTTATGTACGAATTATGTTTGAATTGGTGGTTGATCATTTCATTTAATTAAGAGTATGATTGTGCAAGGAGAGGAAGTGTTTGTAGTTTGTAATAATTAATGtaggtgaaattggtaaatgtgAATTGAACTACAGTTGCTGATATTATCTTTCAAGTTTTCGTTATTTTTGGCTTCTCCACGCATTTATGGACTGATGTGGATTTGCGTTGAATCACAAATATGTTTCGTGGTTGTTTCCgttttaattatttgtaattattggattttaccaaatcttatatgCGAATTCATTGTAATTTATTGTTtgttaaacaaaaaaataattatttttccataaaaataattaaatttatagagAAATTTGGTTTTGACAATACCTTATTTTTTGTCTGAAATTTAAAACTTTATGTATCAGTTTGTTACAATTTTGATAATCTGACCGGTCAATTGGGTTGTCTGATGATATGACATGATAATATGTCGGTTACGATGATGTGACATGGCAAATTAAAAGAATCTCTAATGGTTAATTCATGCTATAACTTAATGTTATTGCCACCTCATCATCTATTATTTTTTACCTCTAAATAAATGACTTTTCCAATGGTTAAACTTGTTTTAATAGTTTTTtctataaatttaattaatttacctTCATCTCTCTAAAATGTTTTATAGAACAtctaatttaattaatcttttttttaaaCACAAATCATATCTtaatatgaaaatataaaatacaactatATTGAGTCTTTATT
The genomic region above belongs to Lactuca sativa cultivar Salinas chromosome 4, Lsat_Salinas_v11, whole genome shotgun sequence and contains:
- the LOC111889881 gene encoding uncharacterized protein LOC111889881, whose amino-acid sequence is MADWGPVVIAVVLFVLLSPGLLLQIPGKNRVVEFGNMQTSGLSILVHTIIYFGLVTIFLIAIGVHIYTG